A part of Drosophila ananassae strain 14024-0371.13 chromosome 2R, ASM1763931v2, whole genome shotgun sequence genomic DNA contains:
- the LOC6506734 gene encoding ATP-dependent RNA helicase glh-2: MNRSILVLVLALICLGSVSAFPQLRQRNEKQVQTAEDELPTKGATIEEVVVESALYIKPKSNPQVRRVRSAEDQGLSIYSTHKRVKRQFGNPGFGGQYAGNPGFGNGFGGNPGFGGGFGGNQGFGGGFGGNQGFGGSHRGNQGGNVEAGTSAGAGGTKAGVDVGAGPNGGNANANVQLNPLGPLGPNGYNQEQAASNGAAHSNYNNGLNSGSSAASGQAQGFQSQSANGSFGASSASTATQSQNFGPFGPSNAAGASLSQVYHLPNGQTIDFSSTNSFANGGANRGSSHGSAVSVSR, translated from the exons ATGAATCGCTCGATTCTGGTGCTGGTACTGGCCCTCATCTGTCTGGGATCCGTCTCGGCATTTCCCCAACTGAGGCAGCGAAACGAGAAGCAGGTCCAGACGGCGGAGGATGAGTTGC ccacaaAGGGAGCCACTATTGAGGAAGTGGTCGTGGAGTCCGCTTTGTACATTAAACCAAAGTCCAACCCTCAGGTGAGGCGTGTGCGGTCGGCCGAGGACCAAGGACTGAGCATCTACAGCACCCACAAGCGCGTGAAGCGCCAGTTCGGAAATCCCGGCTTTGGTGGCCAATATGctggaaatcctggatttggAAACGGATTCGGCGGAAATCCCGGCTTCGGAGGTGGATTCGGTGGTAACCAGGGATTTGGAGGCGGCTTTGGTGGTAATCAGGGATTCGGAGGCAGCCACCGTGGAAACCAAGGCGGTAATGTCGAGGCTGGCACTTCAGCCGGAGCCGGAGGAACCAAGGCAGGCGTTGATGTGGGTGCCGGACCCAATGGCGGTAATGCCAACGCTAATGTCCAGCTGAATCCGCTTGGACCCCTCGGACCCAACGGCTACAACCAAGAACAGGCTGCCTCCAACGGAGCTGCTCACAGCAACTACAACAACGGTCTGAACTCAGGATCGTCCGCAGCCAGCGGACAGGCCCAGGGCTTCCAGTCGCAGAGCGCCAACGGCTCGTTCGGTGCCTCCTCCGCCAGCACAGCTACTCAGTCGCAGAACTTCGGACCCTTTGGCCCCAGCAACGCCGCCGGAGCCTCCTTGAGCCAGGTCTATCACCTGCCCAATGGCCAGACCATCGACTTTAGCTCGACGAACAGTTTCGCCAACGGAGGAGCCAAcaggggcagcagccacggaTCGGCGGTGTCTGTGAGCCGCTAG